The Mesorhizobium loti genome includes a region encoding these proteins:
- a CDS encoding extracellular solute-binding protein, which yields MSLPTLKGMTWSHPRGYDPMVACSALWQQKTGIAIEWDKRSLQDFESFPVEELARAYDLIVIDHPHVGQITAERCLEPLDIVGREAELAALASGSVGQSYPSYNWQGRQWAFPIDAATQVQAWRPDALEAPPARWSEVLDLARQGRVLLPLRPPHVLMVFYTLAGNLGHSCATDPSQDLIDIEAGGDVFETMREIAALVEPACFEMDPIAVSERMAEADSRIVCAPLIYGYVSYAMAGFRSNRLAFADIPVVGSGGPVGSALGGTGIAVSAFSKARDAATDFAYWVASGDVQRGAYAAAGGQPGHAAAWEDQTVNDATGNFYRDTRATLEGAWVRPRHDGYMAFQQAASDRILSGMTSRHKAAAVVADLNRLFRERFPAPGAAGKA from the coding sequence GTGAGCCTGCCCACGCTCAAGGGCATGACCTGGAGCCATCCGCGCGGCTACGATCCGATGGTCGCCTGCTCGGCGCTGTGGCAGCAAAAGACCGGTATTGCCATCGAATGGGACAAGCGCTCGCTGCAAGATTTCGAATCCTTCCCGGTCGAGGAACTGGCCCGCGCCTATGATCTGATCGTCATCGACCATCCGCATGTCGGCCAGATCACGGCGGAGCGCTGCCTCGAGCCGCTGGATATCGTCGGCCGCGAGGCAGAGCTTGCCGCACTTGCCTCGGGCAGCGTCGGCCAGTCCTATCCGAGCTACAACTGGCAGGGACGGCAATGGGCCTTCCCGATCGATGCGGCAACACAGGTCCAGGCCTGGCGGCCGGACGCGCTCGAAGCACCGCCGGCGCGGTGGAGCGAAGTGCTGGACCTCGCCCGCCAGGGCCGCGTGCTGTTGCCACTGCGGCCGCCGCATGTGCTGATGGTGTTCTACACACTTGCCGGCAACCTCGGACATTCCTGTGCAACTGATCCGTCCCAGGACCTCATTGATATCGAGGCCGGCGGCGACGTTTTCGAGACGATGCGTGAGATTGCAGCGCTGGTCGAACCGGCGTGTTTCGAGATGGATCCGATCGCCGTCTCGGAGCGCATGGCAGAGGCTGATTCCCGGATCGTCTGCGCGCCGCTCATCTATGGCTATGTCTCCTATGCGATGGCCGGGTTTCGCTCGAACCGCCTGGCCTTTGCCGACATTCCGGTGGTCGGTTCCGGCGGCCCGGTCGGTTCGGCGCTCGGCGGTACCGGCATAGCCGTCTCGGCCTTTTCCAAAGCCAGAGATGCCGCAACCGATTTCGCCTACTGGGTTGCCAGCGGCGATGTCCAGCGCGGCGCCTATGCCGCTGCCGGCGGTCAGCCCGGCCATGCCGCGGCCTGGGAGGACCAGACCGTCAATGACGCGACCGGCAATTTCTATCGCGATACTCGCGCGACGCTGGAAGGCGCATGGGTGCGGCCGCGCCATGACGGCTACATGGCGTTCCAACAGGCGGCGTCCGACCGCATCCTTTCCGGCATGACCTCCCGGCACAAAGCCGCCGCGGTCGTTGCCGATCTCAATCGCCTGTTTCGGGAACGTTTTCCGGCGCCCGGCGCTGCCGGTAAGGCGTGA